A portion of the Corynebacterium occultum genome contains these proteins:
- the rpoB gene encoding DNA-directed RNA polymerase subunit beta, whose translation MLEGPILAVSRQTKSVAEIPGAPKRYSFAKISEPIAVPGLLDLQRDSYAWLVGTPEWRARQQEELGPDARVTSGLEDILEELSPIQDYSGNMSLSLSAPRFEPVKYTIDECKDKDINYSAPLYVTAEFINNETQEIKSQTVFIGDFPMMTEMGTFIVNGTERVVVSQLVRSPGVYFDQSIDKSTERPLHAVKVIPSRGAWLEFDVDKRDTVGVRIDRKRRQPVTVLLKALGWTTEQITERFGFSELMMSTLESDGVANTDEALLEIYRKQRPGEQPTRDLAQSLLDNSFFKAKRYDLAKVGRYKVNRKLGLGGDHEGLLTLTEEDIATTLEYLVRLHAGERSMVSPNGEEIPVQVDDIDHFGNRRLRTVGELIQNQVRLGLTRMERVVRERMTTQDAESITPTSLINVRPVSAAIREFFGTSQLSQFMDQNNSLSGLTHKRRLSALGPGGLSRERAGIEVRDVHPSHYGRMCPIETPEGPNIGLIGNLSSYARVNAFGFIETPYRRVVDGRVTEQVDYLTADEEDRYVVAQAKTEVDADGNVVEDMVTVRVKNGDIQVVPGNEIDYMDVSPRQMVSIGTAMIPFLEHDDANRALMGANMQKQAVPLIRGEAPYVGTGMELRAAYDAGDLVISTKSGVVENVSADFVTIMDDDGIRDTYMLRKFQRTNQGTSYNQKPLVSLGDRVEAGQVLADGPGTFNGEMSLGRNLMVAFMPWEGHNYEDAIILNQKIVEDDILTSIHIEEHEIDARDTKLGAEEITREIPNVSEDVLRDLDDRGIIRIGADVRDGDILVGKVTPKGETELTPEERLLRAIFGEKAREVRDTSMRVPHGETGKVIGVRRFSREDDDDLAPGVNEMIRVYVAQKRKVQDGDKLAGRHGNKGVVGKILPPEDMPFMPDGTPVDVILNTHGVPRRMNIGQVLEIHLGWLAATGWEVDPEDPKNAELIKTLPEDLYDVPAGSLTSTPVFDGASNQELAGLLANSRPNRDGDVMVNSDGKTQLFDGRSGEPFPYPVAIGYMYMLKLHHLVDEKIHARSTGPYSMITQQPLGGKAQFGGQRFGEMEVWAMQAYGAAYTLQELLTIKSDDVVGRVKVYEAIVKGENIPDPGIPESFKVLLKELQSLCLNVEVLSADGTPMELSGSDDDELDQAGASLGINLSRDERSDADIA comes from the coding sequence GTTGTCCCCGATCCAGGATTACTCCGGCAATATGTCTCTTTCGCTGTCCGCCCCCCGTTTTGAGCCCGTCAAGTACACCATTGACGAGTGCAAGGACAAGGACATCAACTACTCGGCCCCACTCTATGTGACGGCTGAATTCATCAACAACGAAACCCAGGAGATCAAGTCCCAGACCGTCTTCATCGGTGACTTCCCGATGATGACCGAGATGGGTACCTTCATCGTCAACGGAACTGAGCGCGTCGTCGTTTCGCAGCTGGTCCGTTCCCCGGGTGTCTACTTCGACCAGTCCATCGACAAGTCCACCGAGCGTCCGCTGCATGCCGTGAAGGTTATCCCTTCCCGCGGTGCGTGGCTGGAGTTCGACGTCGACAAGCGCGACACCGTCGGTGTCCGCATCGACCGTAAGCGTCGCCAGCCGGTGACTGTTCTGCTCAAGGCCCTTGGTTGGACCACTGAGCAGATCACCGAGCGTTTCGGCTTCTCCGAGCTGATGATGTCGACCCTGGAGTCCGATGGTGTGGCCAACACCGACGAGGCACTGCTGGAGATCTACCGCAAGCAGCGTCCCGGCGAGCAGCCGACCCGCGATCTCGCGCAGTCCCTGCTCGACAACTCCTTCTTCAAGGCCAAGCGCTACGACCTGGCCAAGGTCGGCCGTTACAAGGTCAACCGCAAGCTGGGTCTGGGCGGCGACCATGAAGGTCTGCTGACCCTGACCGAAGAGGACATCGCCACCACCCTGGAGTACCTCGTCCGCCTGCACGCCGGCGAGCGCAGCATGGTTTCCCCGAACGGTGAGGAAATTCCGGTCCAGGTCGACGACATCGACCACTTCGGTAACCGTCGTCTGCGTACCGTCGGTGAGCTGATCCAGAACCAGGTCCGCCTGGGTCTGACCCGTATGGAGCGTGTCGTGCGTGAGCGCATGACCACCCAGGATGCGGAGTCCATCACCCCGACCTCGCTGATCAACGTCCGACCGGTCTCCGCGGCCATCCGCGAGTTCTTCGGCACCTCCCAGCTGTCCCAGTTCATGGACCAGAACAACTCGCTTTCGGGTCTGACCCACAAGCGTCGTCTGTCCGCACTGGGCCCGGGTGGTCTCTCCCGTGAGCGCGCCGGCATCGAGGTCCGAGATGTGCACCCGTCCCACTACGGACGTATGTGCCCCATCGAGACCCCGGAAGGCCCGAACATCGGCCTGATCGGCAACCTCTCCTCCTACGCACGTGTCAACGCCTTCGGCTTCATCGAGACCCCCTACCGTCGTGTCGTCGACGGCCGGGTCACCGAGCAGGTCGACTACCTGACCGCTGATGAAGAGGACCGTTACGTCGTCGCCCAGGCCAAGACCGAGGTCGACGCTGATGGCAACGTGGTCGAGGACATGGTCACCGTCCGCGTGAAGAACGGTGACATCCAGGTCGTTCCCGGCAACGAGATCGACTACATGGACGTCTCCCCGCGCCAGATGGTCTCCATCGGTACCGCGATGATTCCCTTCCTCGAGCACGATGACGCCAACCGTGCCCTCATGGGTGCGAACATGCAGAAGCAGGCTGTTCCGCTGATCCGTGGCGAGGCCCCCTACGTCGGCACCGGCATGGAGCTGCGCGCCGCCTACGATGCCGGCGACCTGGTGATCTCCACCAAGTCCGGTGTGGTCGAGAACGTCAGCGCTGACTTCGTCACCATCATGGATGATGACGGCATCCGCGACACCTACATGCTGCGGAAGTTCCAGCGCACCAACCAGGGCACCAGCTACAACCAGAAGCCCCTGGTCAGCCTGGGCGATCGTGTCGAGGCCGGTCAGGTGCTTGCCGACGGCCCCGGTACCTTCAACGGTGAGATGTCCCTGGGTCGCAACCTCATGGTTGCCTTCATGCCCTGGGAAGGTCACAACTACGAGGATGCGATCATCCTCAACCAGAAGATCGTGGAGGATGACATCCTTACCTCGATCCACATCGAGGAGCACGAGATCGATGCCCGCGACACCAAGCTCGGTGCCGAGGAAATCACCCGTGAGATCCCGAACGTCTCCGAGGACGTCCTGCGCGACCTCGACGACCGCGGCATCATCCGCATCGGTGCCGACGTCCGCGACGGCGACATCCTGGTCGGTAAGGTCACCCCGAAGGGTGAGACCGAGCTGACCCCGGAGGAGCGACTGCTGCGTGCCATCTTCGGTGAGAAGGCCCGCGAGGTGCGTGACACCTCCATGCGCGTGCCTCACGGCGAGACCGGCAAGGTCATCGGCGTGCGTCGTTTCTCCCGCGAGGACGATGACGATCTGGCACCGGGTGTCAACGAGATGATCCGCGTTTACGTGGCTCAGAAGCGTAAGGTCCAGGACGGCGATAAGCTCGCCGGCCGCCACGGTAACAAGGGTGTCGTCGGCAAGATCCTGCCGCCGGAGGACATGCCCTTCATGCCGGACGGCACCCCGGTCGACGTCATCCTGAACACCCACGGTGTCCCGCGTCGTATGAACATCGGTCAGGTCCTGGAGATCCACCTCGGCTGGTTGGCTGCAACCGGCTGGGAGGTTGATCCCGAGGATCCGAAGAACGCTGAGCTGATCAAGACCCTGCCGGAGGATCTCTACGATGTCCCGGCCGGTTCCCTGACCTCCACTCCGGTGTTCGACGGTGCCTCCAACCAGGAGCTCGCTGGTCTGCTCGCCAACTCCCGCCCGAACCGTGACGGCGACGTCATGGTCAACTCGGATGGCAAGACCCAGCTCTTCGACGGCCGCTCCGGTGAGCCTTTCCCGTACCCGGTGGCCATCGGCTACATGTACATGCTGAAGCTGCACCACCTGGTGGACGAGAAGATTCACGCCCGTTCCACCGGCCCGTACTCCATGATCACCCAGCAGCCGCTGGGCGGTAAGGCACAGTTCGGTGGCCAGCGTTTCGGTGAGATGGAGGTGTGGGCGATGCAGGCTTATGGCGCCGCCTACACCCTGCAGGAGCTGCTGACGATCAAGTCTGATGACGTGGTCGGCCGCGTGAAGGTCTACGAGGCCATCGTCAAGGGTGAGAACATCCCGGACCCGGGTATTCCGGAGTCCTTCAAGGTTCTCCTCAAGGAGCTGCAGTCCCTGTGCCTGAACGTGGAGGTCCTCTCCGCGGACGGCACCCCGATGGAACTGTCCGGTTCCGATGACGACGAGCTGGATCAGGCCGGTGCCTCCCTGGGCATCAACCTTTCCCGTGATGAGCGTTCCGACGCGGACATCGCTTAG
- a CDS encoding DNA-directed RNA polymerase subunit beta', protein MLDVNFFDELRIGLATADDIRRWSKGEVKKPETINYRTLKPEKDGLFCERIFGPTRDWECACGKYKRVRYKGIICERCGVEVTKSKVRRERMGHIELAAPVTHIWYFKGVPSRLGYLLDLAPKDLERIIYFAANIITSVDDEARHNDQTTLEAEMLLEKKDVEADAESDIAERAQKLEEDLAELEAAGAKADARRKVQNAADKEMQHIRERSEREIERLEEIWQTFVKLAPKQMIIDENLYSELIDRYEDYFTGGMGAGAIQTLIRNFDLDAEAEILRDTIQNGKGQKKMRALKRLKVVAAFQRSGNDPAGMVLDCIPVIPPELRPMVQLDGGRFATSDLNDLYRRVINRNNRLKRMIDLGAPEIIVNNEKRMLQESVDALFDNGRRGRPVTGPGNRPLKSLSDLLKGKQGRFRQNLLGKRVDYSGRSVIIVGPQLRLHECGLPKLMALELFKPFVMKRLVENDYAQNIKSAKRMVERQRPEVWDVLEEAISEHPVMLNRAPTLHRLGIQAFEPVLVEGKAIQLHPLACEAFNADFDGDQMAVHLPLSAEAQAEARVLMLASNNILSPASGKPLAMPRLDMVTGLYFLTMDKREDELGGAGRFRPADENGPAQGNYSTVAEAIMARDRGVLGLQAPIQVRISHLRPPAEIEAEQFPDGWQQGETWTAATTLGRVMFNELLPWNYPYLEGVMVRKGGAKNSILLGDVINDLAAKYPMITVAQTMDKMKDAGFYWSTRSGVTIAMSDVLVLPNKDEILDRYEAEAQEIEHKFWVKGALTERDRYDRLVELWKDATDTVGQAVENLYPDDNPIPMIVKSGAAGNMRQIWTLAGMKGMVVNSRGEYITRPIKTSFREGLSVLEYFNNSHGSRKGLADTALRTADSGYLTRRLVDVAQDVIVREDDCNTRQGVRVPVAEAALDANGEVAGYVRHSLVETSVSGRVLATDAKNSEGEVILPQGADLNELNIDSLVDAGVAEVKVRSVLTCQTPTGVCAKCYGKSMASGKLVDIGEAVGIVAAQSIGEPGTQLTMRTFHQGGVGGDITGGLPRVQELFEARVPKNRAPIVSVAGTVHLEDDGNFWTLTVTPDDGSDDVIYEKLSKRQGLAQVRRPMESNPAATIERALRENDHVEVGDRLLRGPADPHDVLEVLGRRGVEQHLIDEVQAVYRAQGVAIHDKHIEIIIRQMLRRGTVIESGSTEFLPGTLVDLSEAKMANAETLAAGGQPAELRSEIMGITKASLATESWLSAASFQETTRVLTDAAINKRSDKLIGLKENVIIGKLIPAGTGISRYRNISVKPTEAARNAAYSIPTYGDSIYGDDGYGEFTGPSVPLDEAF, encoded by the coding sequence GTGCTCGACGTCAACTTCTTCGACGAGCTCCGCATCGGACTCGCCACCGCTGATGACATCCGTCGTTGGTCCAAGGGCGAGGTCAAGAAGCCGGAGACCATCAACTACCGTACCCTCAAGCCTGAGAAGGACGGTCTCTTCTGTGAGCGGATCTTCGGCCCCACCCGGGACTGGGAGTGCGCCTGCGGTAAGTACAAGCGTGTCCGCTACAAGGGCATCATCTGTGAGCGCTGTGGCGTTGAGGTGACCAAGTCCAAGGTGCGCCGTGAGCGGATGGGCCACATTGAGCTGGCCGCCCCGGTCACCCACATCTGGTACTTCAAGGGTGTTCCCTCCCGTCTGGGTTACCTGCTGGACCTGGCTCCGAAGGACCTGGAACGCATCATCTACTTCGCCGCCAACATCATCACCAGTGTTGACGATGAAGCCCGCCACAACGACCAGACCACTCTGGAAGCTGAAATGCTGCTGGAGAAGAAGGACGTCGAGGCAGATGCCGAGTCCGACATCGCTGAGCGTGCCCAGAAGCTCGAGGAAGATCTCGCCGAGCTCGAGGCCGCCGGCGCCAAGGCTGATGCCCGTCGCAAGGTGCAGAATGCCGCCGACAAGGAGATGCAGCACATCCGCGAGCGCTCCGAGCGTGAGATTGAGCGTCTCGAGGAGATCTGGCAGACCTTCGTCAAGCTGGCTCCGAAGCAGATGATCATCGACGAGAACCTCTACTCCGAGCTGATCGACCGCTACGAGGATTACTTCACCGGCGGTATGGGTGCAGGAGCGATCCAGACCCTGATCCGCAACTTCGACCTCGACGCCGAGGCCGAGATTCTGCGCGACACCATTCAGAACGGCAAGGGCCAGAAGAAGATGCGCGCCCTCAAGCGCCTGAAGGTCGTCGCGGCCTTCCAGCGCTCGGGCAATGACCCGGCCGGCATGGTCCTGGACTGCATCCCGGTGATCCCCCCGGAGCTGCGTCCGATGGTTCAGCTCGACGGTGGCCGTTTCGCCACCTCCGACCTGAATGATCTCTATCGTCGCGTGATCAACCGCAACAACCGCCTCAAGCGCATGATCGACCTCGGTGCCCCCGAGATCATCGTGAACAATGAGAAGCGCATGCTGCAGGAGTCCGTGGACGCACTGTTCGACAATGGTCGTCGTGGCCGTCCGGTCACCGGACCGGGCAACCGTCCGCTGAAGTCCCTGTCTGACCTCCTCAAGGGCAAGCAGGGTCGATTCCGTCAGAACCTGCTGGGTAAGCGTGTCGACTACTCCGGCCGTTCGGTGATCATCGTCGGTCCGCAGCTGCGTCTGCATGAGTGTGGTCTGCCGAAGCTGATGGCGCTGGAGCTCTTCAAGCCCTTCGTCATGAAGCGTCTGGTGGAGAATGACTACGCCCAGAACATCAAGTCCGCCAAGCGCATGGTTGAGCGTCAGCGTCCTGAGGTCTGGGACGTGCTCGAGGAGGCCATCTCCGAGCACCCCGTGATGCTGAACCGTGCCCCCACCCTGCACCGCCTGGGGATCCAGGCCTTCGAGCCCGTGCTCGTCGAGGGTAAGGCCATTCAGCTGCACCCCCTGGCCTGTGAAGCCTTCAACGCCGACTTCGATGGTGACCAGATGGCAGTCCACCTGCCGCTGTCCGCCGAGGCACAGGCTGAGGCCCGCGTCCTGATGCTGGCTTCGAACAACATCCTTTCCCCGGCATCCGGCAAGCCGCTGGCCATGCCGCGTCTGGACATGGTCACGGGTCTGTACTTCCTGACCATGGACAAGCGTGAGGACGAGCTGGGTGGCGCAGGCCGCTTCCGCCCGGCCGATGAGAACGGTCCGGCACAGGGCAACTACTCCACCGTTGCGGAGGCCATCATGGCCCGTGACCGTGGCGTCCTGGGTCTGCAGGCACCGATCCAGGTGCGTATCTCGCACCTGCGTCCGCCGGCCGAGATCGAGGCTGAGCAGTTCCCGGATGGTTGGCAGCAGGGTGAAACCTGGACCGCCGCCACCACTCTGGGCAGGGTCATGTTCAACGAGCTTCTGCCGTGGAACTACCCCTACCTTGAGGGCGTCATGGTTCGTAAGGGTGGCGCGAAGAACTCCATCCTGCTCGGTGACGTCATCAACGACCTGGCTGCGAAGTACCCGATGATCACCGTCGCGCAGACCATGGACAAGATGAAGGACGCCGGTTTCTACTGGTCCACCCGTTCGGGTGTCACCATCGCCATGTCTGACGTGCTGGTGCTGCCGAACAAGGATGAGATTCTCGACCGCTATGAGGCCGAGGCTCAGGAGATCGAGCACAAGTTCTGGGTCAAGGGTGCGCTCACCGAGCGTGACCGCTACGACCGTCTCGTGGAACTGTGGAAGGACGCCACCGACACCGTCGGCCAGGCTGTTGAGAACCTGTACCCGGATGACAACCCGATTCCGATGATCGTGAAGTCCGGCGCGGCCGGTAACATGCGTCAGATCTGGACCCTGGCCGGCATGAAGGGCATGGTCGTGAACTCCCGTGGTGAGTACATCACCCGACCGATCAAGACCTCCTTCCGTGAAGGACTGTCGGTGCTGGAGTACTTCAACAACTCCCACGGTTCCCGTAAGGGCCTGGCCGATACCGCGCTGCGTACCGCCGACTCGGGTTACCTGACCCGTCGTCTGGTGGACGTCGCCCAGGACGTCATCGTCCGCGAGGATGACTGCAACACCCGTCAGGGTGTGCGCGTCCCGGTCGCCGAGGCAGCTCTCGACGCCAACGGCGAGGTCGCCGGTTACGTGCGCCACAGCCTGGTCGAGACCTCGGTCTCCGGCCGCGTGCTGGCCACTGACGCCAAAAACTCCGAGGGTGAGGTCATCCTGCCGCAGGGTGCTGACCTCAACGAGCTCAACATCGACTCCCTGGTCGATGCCGGCGTCGCCGAGGTCAAGGTCCGCTCCGTGCTGACCTGTCAAACCCCGACCGGTGTCTGCGCCAAGTGCTACGGCAAGTCCATGGCATCCGGCAAGCTGGTCGACATCGGAGAGGCCGTCGGTATCGTCGCCGCTCAGTCGATCGGTGAGCCCGGTACCCAGCTGACCATGCGTACCTTCCACCAGGGTGGTGTCGGTGGCGATATCACCGGCGGTCTGCCGCGTGTCCAGGAGCTCTTCGAGGCTCGTGTCCCGAAGAACCGTGCCCCGATCGTCTCGGTCGCCGGCACCGTCCACCTTGAGGATGACGGTAACTTCTGGACCCTGACCGTCACCCCGGATGACGGCTCCGATGATGTGATCTACGAGAAGCTCTCGAAGCGTCAGGGCCTGGCCCAGGTGCGTCGTCCCATGGAGTCTAACCCGGCCGCCACGATCGAACGCGCGCTGCGTGAGAATGACCACGTCGAGGTGGGCGACCGCCTGCTGCGTGGTCCGGCTGACCCGCATGACGTGCTCGAGGTTCTCGGCCGTCGTGGCGTGGAGCAGCACCTGATCGACGAGGTGCAGGCCGTGTACCGCGCCCAGGGTGTGGCCATCCACGACAAGCACATCGAGATCATCATCCGTCAGATGCTGCGTCGCGGCACCGTCATCGAGTCCGGTTCCACCGAGTTCCTGCCGGGAACCCTGGTGGATCTCTCCGAGGCGAAGATGGCGAATGCCGAGACTCTGGCCGCTGGCGGTCAGCCGGCGGAGCTGCGTTCCGAGATCATGGGTATCACCAAGGCCTCGCTCGCAACCGAGTCCTGGCTCTCGGCGGCCTCCTTCCAGGAGACCACCCGTGTGCTTACCGACGCCGCGATCAACAAGCGTTCGGATAAGCTGATCGGCCTCAAGGAGAACGTGATCATCGGTAAGCTGATCCCGGCCGGTACCGGTATCTCCCGTTACCGCAACATCTCCGTCAAGCCGACCGAGGCTGCCCGCAACGCCGCCTACTCGATCCCGACCTACGGTGATTCGATCTACGGCGATGATGGCTACGGCGAATTCACCGGCCCTTCGGTGCCGCTGGATGAGGCTTTCTAA
- a CDS encoding DUF1707 SHOCT-like domain-containing protein translates to MNDISGPLEPAKPIRKLASDADRQRVCDELSAAMSRGQIDFTEFDERSAKAWATRYREDLVPLVADVHDAPEQIAGLPPSGPVAETPVPFNQHSPIPFAAPGGGALTPRQAVDRVRSRITGDTNGSEFSFSMMGGAVRKGDWLVPRRHNTFTVMGGNDIDLREARFEGGETEIQAYALMGGINIIVPEGVRVICDGFALMGGFDSSVDKRCTIRPESLPPDAPVVRVTGLALMGGIEVITKPRAA, encoded by the coding sequence ATGAATGACATTTCCGGCCCTCTGGAACCCGCCAAACCCATCCGCAAACTGGCTTCCGACGCCGATCGTCAACGCGTCTGCGATGAACTTTCCGCCGCCATGAGCCGCGGCCAGATCGACTTCACCGAGTTTGATGAGCGCTCCGCCAAAGCCTGGGCGACCCGGTATCGGGAGGATCTGGTTCCCCTGGTCGCGGATGTCCATGATGCCCCGGAACAGATCGCCGGCCTGCCGCCCAGTGGGCCTGTGGCCGAGACCCCGGTGCCCTTCAACCAGCACTCCCCCATCCCTTTCGCGGCCCCCGGCGGCGGTGCCCTGACACCCCGTCAGGCGGTTGACCGGGTGCGCAGCCGGATCACCGGGGACACCAATGGTTCGGAGTTCAGCTTCTCCATGATGGGCGGCGCAGTACGCAAGGGTGATTGGCTGGTGCCGCGCCGCCACAATACTTTCACGGTGATGGGCGGAAATGACATTGACCTGCGGGAAGCGCGTTTCGAGGGCGGAGAGACCGAGATCCAGGCATATGCCCTGATGGGCGGGATAAACATCATCGTGCCCGAGGGGGTCCGGGTGATCTGCGATGGTTTCGCCCTGATGGGAGGGTTCGACTCGAGCGTGGACAAAAGATGCACCATCCGTCCCGAAAGCCTGCCCCCGGATGCCCCGGTGGTGCGGGTGACCGGTCTGGCCCTGATGGGTGGCATCGAGGTCATCACCAAGCCCCGCGCCGCTTAA
- the rpsL gene encoding 30S ribosomal protein S12 — MPTIQQLVRKGRHDKNQKTATAALKGSPQRRGVCTRVYTTTPKKPNSALRKVARVRLTTGIEVSAYIPGEGHNLQEHSMVLVRGGRVKDLPGVRYKIVRGSLDTQGVKDRKQARSRYGAKKGQ, encoded by the coding sequence ATGCCAACTATTCAGCAGCTGGTCCGTAAGGGTCGCCACGATAAGAACCAGAAGACCGCTACCGCGGCCCTGAAGGGTTCCCCGCAGCGTCGCGGCGTGTGCACCCGTGTCTACACCACCACCCCCAAGAAGCCGAACTCCGCGCTGCGTAAGGTCGCCCGTGTGCGCCTGACCACCGGCATCGAGGTTTCCGCCTACATCCCGGGTGAAGGCCACAACCTGCAGGAGCACTCCATGGTGCTCGTCCGCGGCGGTCGTGTGAAGGACCTTCCGGGTGTCCGTTACAAGATCGTCCGTGGTTCCCTGGATACCCAGGGCGTCAAGGATCGCAAGCAGGCCCGTTCCCGCTACGGCGCCAAGAAGGGACAGTAA
- the rpsG gene encoding 30S ribosomal protein S7: MRKNAAPKRPVVKDPVYKSELVTQLVNKVLMGGKKSTAERIVYGALEICREKTGTEPVGTLEKALGNIRPDLEVRSRRVGGATYQVPVEVRPGRSNTLALRWMVTFTRARRENTMIERLANEILDASNGLGASVKRREDTHKMAEANRAFAHYRW, encoded by the coding sequence ATGCGTAAGAATGCAGCTCCGAAGCGTCCCGTCGTCAAGGACCCGGTCTACAAGTCCGAACTGGTCACCCAGCTCGTGAACAAGGTTCTCATGGGTGGCAAGAAGTCCACCGCCGAGCGCATCGTCTACGGTGCCCTCGAGATCTGCCGCGAGAAGACCGGCACCGAGCCGGTTGGCACCCTTGAGAAGGCTCTGGGCAACATTCGCCCGGACCTCGAGGTCCGCTCCCGCCGTGTCGGTGGCGCCACCTACCAGGTTCCGGTTGAGGTCCGTCCGGGCCGCTCCAACACCCTGGCTCTGCGCTGGATGGTCACCTTCACCCGTGCCCGCCGCGAGAACACCATGATTGAGCGCCTCGCCAACGAGATCCTGGATGCCTCCAACGGTCTCGGTGCCTCCGTGAAGCGTCGCGAAGACACCCACAAGATGGCTGAGGCCAACCGCGCCTTCGCTCACTACCGCTGGTAG
- the fusA gene encoding elongation factor G codes for MAQEVLSDLTKVRNIGIMAHIDAGKTTTTERILFYTGINRKVGETHDGASTTDWMEQEKERGITITSAAVTCFWDNNQINIIDTPGHVDFTVEVERSLRVLDGAVAVFDGKEGVEPQSEQVWRQAAKYDVPRICFVNKMDKLGADFYFTVGTIQDRLGAKPLVMQLPIGAEDDFDGVVDLLEMKALTWRGKTEIGTEATIEEIPADLQEKAEEYREKLLEIVAESDDELMDKYFGGEELTIDEIKGAIRKMVVNSEIYPVYCGTAYKNKGVQPLLDAVIDFLPNPLDIGEVHGIDPKDDTKELVRKPADSEPLSALAFKIAAHPFFGKLTFVRVYSGKVEPGDQVLNSTKGKKERVGKLFQMHANKENPVEIAHAGNIYAFIGLKDTTTGDTLCDSDSPIILESMDFPDPVIQVAIEPKTKSDQEKLGLAIQKLSEEDPTFTVHLDEESGQTVIGGMGELHLDVLVDRMRREYKVEANIGDPQVAYRETIRKAVEKVDYTHKKQTGGSGQFAKVILSFEPYAPEAEELEEGESATYKFENAVTGGRIPKEYIPSVDAGIQDAMQYGFLAGFPLVNVKATLLDGAYHDVDSSEMAFKVAGSQALKEGVAKAKPVLLEPMMAVEVTTPEEYMGEVIGDLNSRRGQVNAMEDRAGAKLVKAKVPLSEMFGYVGDLRSKTQGRANYSMVFDSYAEVPASVSAEIIAERTGA; via the coding sequence GTGGCACAAGAAGTGCTTTCTGACCTGACCAAGGTCCGCAACATCGGCATCATGGCACACATCGATGCCGGTAAAACCACCACCACCGAGCGCATCCTGTTCTACACGGGTATTAACCGCAAGGTCGGCGAGACCCACGACGGTGCCTCCACCACCGACTGGATGGAGCAGGAGAAGGAGCGTGGTATCACCATCACCTCCGCTGCCGTCACCTGTTTCTGGGACAACAACCAGATCAACATCATCGACACCCCGGGTCACGTCGACTTCACCGTCGAGGTTGAGCGCTCCCTCCGTGTCCTCGATGGCGCAGTCGCTGTCTTCGACGGCAAGGAAGGCGTTGAGCCGCAGTCCGAGCAGGTCTGGCGTCAGGCTGCCAAGTATGACGTGCCGCGTATCTGCTTCGTCAACAAGATGGACAAGCTGGGCGCTGACTTCTACTTCACCGTCGGCACCATCCAGGACCGTCTGGGTGCCAAGCCGCTGGTCATGCAGCTGCCGATCGGCGCTGAAGATGATTTCGACGGCGTCGTCGACCTGCTCGAGATGAAGGCCCTGACCTGGCGCGGCAAGACCGAGATCGGCACCGAGGCCACCATCGAGGAGATCCCGGCCGACCTGCAGGAAAAGGCCGAGGAGTACCGCGAGAAGCTGCTCGAGATCGTTGCCGAGTCCGATGACGAGCTCATGGACAAGTACTTCGGTGGCGAGGAACTGACCATCGACGAGATCAAGGGCGCCATCCGCAAGATGGTGGTCAACTCCGAGATCTACCCGGTCTACTGTGGCACCGCCTACAAGAACAAGGGCGTTCAGCCCCTGCTCGACGCTGTCATCGACTTCCTGCCGAACCCGCTGGACATCGGCGAGGTCCACGGCATCGATCCCAAGGACGACACCAAGGAACTGGTCCGTAAGCCGGCCGATTCCGAGCCGCTGTCCGCTCTGGCCTTCAAGATCGCCGCTCACCCCTTCTTCGGTAAGCTGACCTTCGTTCGCGTCTACTCCGGCAAGGTGGAGCCGGGCGACCAGGTGCTCAACTCCACCAAGGGCAAGAAGGAGCGCGTCGGCAAGCTCTTCCAGATGCACGCCAACAAGGAAAACCCTGTTGAGATCGCGCACGCCGGTAACATCTACGCCTTCATCGGTCTGAAGGACACCACCACCGGTGACACCCTCTGTGACTCCGATAGTCCGATCATCCTGGAGTCCATGGACTTCCCGGATCCGGTTATCCAGGTCGCCATCGAGCCGAAGACCAAGTCTGACCAGGAGAAGCTGGGTCTGGCGATCCAGAAGCTCTCCGAAGAGGACCCGACCTTCACCGTTCACCTGGATGAGGAGTCCGGACAGACCGTCATCGGCGGCATGGGCGAGCTGCACCTCGACGTCCTGGTTGACCGTATGCGTCGTGAGTACAAGGTCGAGGCCAACATTGGTGACCCGCAGGTTGCTTACCGCGAGACCATCCGTAAGGCTGTCGAGAAGGTCGACTACACCCACAAGAAGCAGACCGGTGGTTCCGGTCAGTTCGCTAAGGTGATCCTCTCCTTCGAGCCCTACGCCCCGGAGGCTGAGGAGCTGGAGGAAGGCGAGTCCGCAACCTACAAGTTCGAGAACGCCGTCACCGGTGGACGCATTCCGAAGGAGTACATCCCCTCCGTTGACGCTGGTATCCAGGACGCCATGCAGTACGGCTTCCTCGCCGGCTTCCCGCTGGTCAACGTCAAGGCCACCCTGCTTGATGGTGCCTACCACGACGTTGACTCCTCGGAAATGGCCTTCAAGGTCGCTGGTTCCCAGGCACTGAAGGAAGGCGTCGCCAAGGCGAAGCCGGTCCTGCTCGAGCCGATGATGGCTGTCGAGGTGACCACCCCGGAGGAGTACATGGGTGAGGTCATCGGTGACCTGAACTCCCGTCGTGGCCAGGTCAACGCCATGGAAGACCGTGCCGGCGCCAAGCTGGTCAAGGCCAAGGTACCGCTGTCCGAGATGTTCGGCTACGTCGGTGACCTGCGTTCCAAGACCCAGGGTCGTGCAAACTACTCCATGGTCTTCGACTCCTACGCTGAGGTTCCGGCCTCCGTTTCCGCAGAGATCATCGCGGAGCGCACCGGCGCCTAA